A region from the Metarhizium brunneum chromosome 7, complete sequence genome encodes:
- the DIT1 gene encoding Spore wall maturation protein DIT1, whose protein sequence is MAAVPDTCVARDTQHIYSPVGEMASLPPRSSIHGRFIAGFVRHTSGHLIHCFGPFPTRITPVWPQIRDHVLREECRPRNRLSQTSLPIKHAPETADSTERVPPSHEYVVFEMPRLADEQVIGLVLAPDSSPTPQSLELDMFFADLVLRGLRVDIKTHAGHLRDPDADVAADAIVHLFDTSLRYVGKHDKWLRGGRDVFRQQVRSFTSRGARVEFCLPAFPCKSSSTEKVLSQSPDRGEYVALSNLQRFLQEVEDVYGPGAKLWIISDGHVFSDCIGVDDGVVDQYGAELQAMNETIAHRLGGKDRIGFRSLPELFDYDGLVGASELPLVTGYPPLKPRLIGTKTTAKAELCRRILDMGFRPGDAEPMEDLIARDPALLALYRGFSKFMLEDLATNQYTRHLSRSQLRKKASEVAKEMMQRNQAYSNLVEMMFPHHVRLSIHAHDNAGPKFGIKMLGKHVIPTDVIPPTGEALDCCDHLHIPTPWHNCMVEIDGRLGLYTTKASAVWPAVRSGDATWVTGGECGSYVYFKKMESVA, encoded by the exons ATGGCTGCCGTTCCTGATACTTGTGTCGCCCGGGACACCCAGCACATCTACAGCCCCGTTGGCGAAATGGCTTCGTTGCCGCCCAGATCGTCGATCCACGGCCGCTTCATAGCGGGCTTTGTGCGCCATACCTCCGGCCATCTCATTCACTGCTTCGGCCCCTTTCCAACCCGAATAACCCCAGTATGGCCCCAGATCCGGGACCACGTCTTGCGGGAGGAGTGCCGCCCGCGCAACCGCCTGTCGCAGACCTCCTTGCCCATCAAGCACGCACCCGAGACGGCTGACAGCACGGAGCGTGTGCCCCCCTCTCACGAGTATGTGGTTTTCGAAATGCCAAGGCTCGCGGATGAGCAGGTCATTGGGCTTGTGCTCGCGCCCGACtcgtcgccgacgccgcaGTCTCTCGAGCTCGATATGTTTTTCGCGGACCTGGTGCTGCGCGGCCTGCGCGTGGATATAAAAACCCACGCAGGCCATTTACGAgaccccgacgccgacgtggCCGCCGACGCGATTGTGCATCTTTTCGATACAAGCCTGCGGTACGTCGGGAAACACGACAAATGGCTCAGGGGAGGACGAGACGTGTTCCGGCAGCAGGTGAGGTCGTTTACGTCCCGGGGGGCACGGGTCGAATTCTGCCTGCCCGCGTTTCCGTGCAAGTCCTCCAGCACGGAGAAGGTCTTGTCCCAGTCCCCAGACCGTGGGGAATACGTGGCCCTGTCGAATTTGCAGCGGTTCCTGCAAGAGGTAGAGGATGTCTATGGGCCGGGGGCCAAGCTCTGGATCATCAGTGACGGACACGTGTTTAGCGATTGCA ttggcgtcgacgacggggtTGTCGACCAGTACGGGGCGGAACTGCAAGCCATGAACGAGACGATTGCCCATCGCCTCGGGGGCAAGGACAGGATCGGGTTCCGATCTCTGCCCGAGTTGTTCGACTACGACGGCCTCGTTGGTGCGAGCGAATTGCCTCTGGTTACGGGTTATCCGCCGCTCAAACCTCGTCTGATTGGTACCAAGACGACAGCCAAGGCCGAGCTGTGCCGCCGGATTCTTGACATGGGATTCCGGCCGGGCGACGCGGAGCCGATGGAGGATCTGATTGCCAGGGATCCGGCGCTGCTGGCTTTGTATCGCGGTTTCTCCAAGTTTATGCTCGAGGACCTCGCTACGAACCAGTACACGAGGCATCTTAGCCGGAGCCAGTTGAGAAAGAAGGCGTCCGAGGTGGCTAAAGAGATGATGCAG CGAAACCAGGCCTATTCGAATTTGGTGGAAATGATGTTTCCGCACCATGTGCGGCTGTCCATACACGC ACACGATAATGCTGGCCCGAAATTCGGCATCAAGATGTTGGGAAAACACGTCATTCCGACGGATGTCATTCCCCCGACGGGCGAGGCTTTGGATTGCTGCGACCACTTGCATATACCCACGCCCTGGCACAATTGCATGGTCGAGATTGATGGGCGCCTGGGCCTCTACACGACAAAGGCGAGTGCCGTGTGGCCGGCAGTGCGATCTGGTGATGCCACATGGGTCACTGGCGGAGAATGCGGGAGTTATGTCTACTTTAAAAAGATGGAATCGGTAGCGTAA
- the DIT2 gene encoding Cytochrome P450-DIT2 translates to MTASLLLGGAILLAITVSGALLSCFSSPRKGVGGIPTIPFWVALMPLVKDVDQQDIFATYIEKPLRKHGAASIFFAGQWNVLIHKPAYLAEVFRREDIHQKSGNYSKIPHSVLAALLGDNIIWSRGETWKKYTRVIKPGLQASPNPDVLLRNARQLSTILVESQALPTDGIQGSIQRHTIACFENTYFNVDLNNKLCTRLLSARDSGQLTEKQFRDNLAVLFVAGQENPQLAILSTMYLLAKHQDIQDRLFDDLNQQPQNPPDAEYLDSLPLLTLAVHLGDAIFLPEGTYVGYNCYSTNRDPDAWGQDADAFRPSRWGCSRRDIHREYRRRRTRAEFITFHGGQRACLGEPFAVLQLKATLYTLMTSLRWRLDPTWLDRMTPRAEADQGEFLIGWAVVPKKLALAI, encoded by the exons ATGACTGCCTCCCTGCTGCTGGGTGGTGCGATACTATTGGCAATCACTGTTTCCGGTGCCCTCCTTTCTTGCTTTTCATCGCCTCGCAAAGGCGTTGGCGGCATTCCCACGATACCCTTCTGGGTGGCACTGATGCCCTTGGTCAAGGACGTCGATCAGCAGGACATCTTCGCCACGTACATTGAGAAACCACTGCGCAAGCACGGTGCGGCCTCGATATTTTTTGCGGGCCAATGGAACGTGTTGATTCACAAGCCGGCCTATCTAGCTGAAGTTTTCAGACGCGAGGACATACACCAGAAGAGTGGAAACTACAGCAAGATTCCTCATAGTGTCTTGGCAGCTCTGCTCGGGGATAACATCATATGGAGTCGCGGAGAAACCTGGAAGAAGTATACGCGGGTTATCAAACCTGGGCTGCAAGCCAGTCCCAACCCGGATGTGCTGCTTCGAAATGCCAGACAGTTGAGTACCATTCTCGTCGAGTCGCAGGCTCTGCCAACAGACGGCATTCAGGGAAGTATCCAGAGGCACACTATTGCCTGTTTCGAAAACACGTATTTTAATGTCGATCTAAAT AACAAGCTGTGCACACGGCTCCTCTCCGCCCGAGACTCTGGACAACTGACAGAGAAGCAATTCCGAGACAACCTTGCCGTCTTATTcgtggctggccaagaaaacCCCCAGTTGGCCATCCTATCAACAATGTatttgctggccaagcacCAG GACATACAAGACCGACTCTTCGACGATCTCAACCAGCAGCCTCAAAATCCACCGGACGCAGAATACCTAGACAGCCTGCCCCTACTAAC CCTCGCCGTCCATCTAGGcgacgccatcttcctcccCGAGGGCACGTACGTCGGCTACAACTGCTACTCGACCAACCGCGACCCCGACGCCTGGGGCCAAGACGCAGACGCCTTTCGGCCAAGTCGCTGGGGGTGCTCGCGGCGCGATATACACAGGGAGTACAGGCGGCGGAGGACGCGTGCCGAGTTCATCACTTTTCACGGCGGGCAGCGCGCATGTCTGGGGGAGCCGTTTGCCGTGCTGCAGCTCAAGGCGACTCTGTACACGCTCATGACGAGTCTCCGCTGGCGACTTGACCCAACGTGGCTGGATAGAATGACTCCC CGGGCTGAGGCTGACCAGGGCGAATTTCTTATAGGCTGGGCCGTTGTGCCCAAGAAACTTGCGCTTGCTATTTGA